The bacterium genomic sequence CTATTCTTAACCATTGTTCTCCTTGGACTATCAAAGAGAAGGTATTGAATAAGTAAAGGTAATTGCCGGTAAAAAATCTAAATCAAAAGGGCAAATTTTATTTTTTTCTTTAATTTTTCTCTTAAATTTTAAAAAATCAAAATTTTTTCCTTTATTTCAATTGTAATTTTTGATAAAATTTTTTAAGGTAATATGCATACTGAAAATATTGCGGTACCTCAATTATTTATAATTTCTTTATAAGAAAAAATGGAAAAGGCAATAGAAAGATTTGCTGAAAAAATAAAGGATTCTTTGGCAGATAATATTGTTTCTATAGAGTTATTTGGCTCAAAGGCAAGGGGAGATTTTAACAAAGAATCTGATATTGATCTTCTTATTGTGGTTAATGAAAAATCCCCTGCGGTAAGGGAGAAAATCTTTGATATTATGTTTGAGGTAGACCCTTGGTATGAGTTGATGCTTTCTCCCAGAATTATGTCCATTAAGGAATATCAGGTAAATAAAGCAATTGCTTCACCTTTTATTGAACACATAGAGAGGGAAGGAATAAAGTTATGAATAATGAATTGGCTAAATATAGATTGGAAAGTGCTAAAGAAAAGCTTGTATCCGCAAGGTTGCTTTATGAGAATGGTCAATACAGGGATTCAATCTCTCGCTCTTATTATGCAATGCTTTCTGCTGCAAGGGCATTACTATCTACAAAGAAATTGGATAGTAGTAAGCACTCAGGGGTGATTTCTTTATTTAACCAGCATTTTGTAAAAACAGGGGTATTAAATAAAGAGGCGGGAAAGAAATTGGCTTCTGCCAAAGAGATGCGAGAAGATAGTGATTATGAAGATTTTGTCGCTGTCTCAAAAGAGGATGCAGAAAAACAGATTGCTGATGCCGAAGGCTTTATAAAG encodes the following:
- a CDS encoding nucleotidyltransferase domain-containing protein; the protein is MEKAIERFAEKIKDSLADNIVSIELFGSKARGDFNKESDIDLLIVVNEKSPAVREKIFDIMFEVDPWYELMLSPRIMSIKEYQVNKAIASPFIEHIEREGIKL
- a CDS encoding HEPN domain-containing protein; translated protein: MNNELAKYRLESAKEKLVSARLLYENGQYRDSISRSYYAMLSAARALLSTKKLDSSKHSGVISLFNQHFVKTGVLNKEAGKKLASAKEMREDSDYEDFVAVSKEDAEKQIADAEGFIKEIEEVMPMRE